A stretch of the Staphylococcus sp. NRL 16/872 genome encodes the following:
- a CDS encoding PadR family transcriptional regulator: protein MNAQFKKGALELIVLLIIKKEDQYGYSLVQNISRYITIAEGTVYPLLRRLVQNGELSTYYQPSTEGPSRKYYSITNQGQERLKILKEEWHLFSEAVNQFIKESEHNE, encoded by the coding sequence ATGAATGCACAGTTCAAGAAGGGAGCATTAGAACTAATTGTATTACTTATTATTAAGAAAGAAGATCAATACGGTTATTCTTTGGTACAAAATATCTCACGTTACATTACGATTGCGGAAGGGACAGTTTACCCTTTATTAAGACGATTAGTCCAAAACGGTGAACTATCTACATATTATCAGCCTTCTACAGAAGGTCCATCAAGAAAGTACTATAGCATAACGAATCAAGGACAAGAACGATTGAAAATTTTAAAAGAAGAATGGCATCTATTTTCTGAAGCGGTTAATCAATTTATAAAGGAGAGTGAACATAATGAATAA
- a CDS encoding alpha/beta hydrolase, producing the protein MRSRMVNRIINKYLLHNRSILFDDQVAFDKFMERRRDVNKAKHKQPSSLNVKANLDKLSLGDMQVFRFNFRHETKKKILYIHGGYNTLQPSPFHWRFMDKLVLNTLYEVVLPIYPKTPEFHIADTFKAINDVYDSLLEEVDAHNIVIMGDGTGGALALSFVQQLIAQQRPIPKKLFLISPMLDATMTNPQITDSLIGKDRFVDIDGLQRILNVWSKEDALANPSISPLYGSLEHLPPIVMFGGGREIYYPDMQRLAYKLEEAHQDIQFFDYPKMFHDFPLYPIHESHKVIKQITKTID; encoded by the coding sequence ATGAGATCTCGTATGGTAAATAGAATTATAAATAAGTATTTGTTACACAATCGTTCTATATTATTTGATGATCAAGTCGCATTTGATAAATTTATGGAGCGACGTCGAGATGTTAATAAAGCTAAGCATAAGCAGCCATCATCATTAAATGTAAAAGCTAATCTCGACAAATTATCTTTAGGGGACATGCAAGTATTCAGATTTAATTTCCGTCATGAAACAAAAAAGAAAATATTATATATTCATGGGGGATATAATACGTTACAACCCTCACCATTTCACTGGAGATTTATGGATAAGTTAGTATTAAATACATTGTATGAAGTGGTCTTACCTATTTATCCTAAGACGCCAGAATTTCATATAGCAGATACTTTTAAAGCTATTAATGATGTCTATGATTCTCTTTTAGAAGAAGTAGATGCGCACAATATCGTGATTATGGGGGATGGAACTGGTGGCGCACTTGCATTAAGCTTTGTTCAACAACTTATCGCGCAACAACGTCCTATACCTAAAAAATTATTCTTAATTTCACCAATGTTAGATGCAACTATGACGAATCCACAAATTACAGATAGTCTGATCGGTAAAGATCGCTTCGTTGACATTGATGGTTTACAACGTATTCTAAACGTGTGGAGTAAAGAAGATGCGCTCGCAAATCCAAGTATTTCTCCACTATATGGTTCACTTGAACATTTACCACCTATTGTAATGTTTGGAGGAGGACGTGAAATTTATTATCCTGATATGCAACGTTTAGCTTATAAATTAGAAGAAGCTCACCAAGATATTCAATTCTTTGATTATCCTAAAATGTTTCACGATTTCCCGTTATATCCAATTCATGAATCACATAAAGTCATTAAACAGATTACTAAGACAATCGATTAA
- the fni gene encoding type 2 isopentenyl-diphosphate Delta-isomerase produces MSDMQREQRKNEHVEIAMAQHDAPQSDFDRVRFVHHSIPNVNVDQIDLTSHTSNFDMKYPLYINAMTGGSDWTKKINEKLAVVARETGLAMAVGSTHAALRNPKMAESFSIVRHTNPEGIIFSNVGADVPVDKAVEAVSLLDAQALQIHVNAPQELVMPEGNREFSTWIDNVAAIVQRVDVPVIIKEVGFGMGKELYKDLIDAGVSYVDVSGRGGTNFVTIENERRSNKDMDYLANWGQSTVESLLESAAYQDALNVFASGGVRTPLDAVKSLALGAKAVGMSRPFLNHVENGGITSTIEYVESFIGHMKSIMTMLNAKDISELKHSKLVFDQKLMSWIEQRGLDIHRG; encoded by the coding sequence ATGAGCGATATGCAAAGAGAACAGAGAAAAAATGAACATGTTGAAATTGCAATGGCACAACATGACGCGCCTCAATCGGACTTTGACCGCGTGAGGTTTGTACATCATTCTATTCCGAATGTAAATGTAGATCAAATTGATTTAACAAGTCATACATCAAACTTTGACATGAAATATCCTTTATATATAAATGCAATGACAGGCGGTAGTGATTGGACGAAGAAAATTAATGAAAAACTAGCAGTCGTTGCACGTGAAACAGGTTTAGCGATGGCAGTTGGTTCAACACACGCCGCACTTAGAAATCCTAAAATGGCTGAATCATTTAGTATTGTACGTCACACCAATCCAGAAGGTATCATATTTAGTAATGTCGGTGCTGATGTGCCTGTAGATAAAGCAGTAGAAGCGGTTAGTTTGCTAGATGCACAAGCCTTACAAATACATGTAAATGCCCCACAAGAACTTGTGATGCCTGAAGGAAATAGAGAATTCTCAACATGGATTGATAATGTAGCAGCGATTGTGCAGCGTGTAGACGTTCCAGTCATTATCAAAGAAGTAGGCTTCGGTATGGGCAAAGAATTGTATAAAGATTTAATTGATGCAGGTGTATCGTATGTTGACGTGAGTGGCAGAGGTGGTACGAATTTCGTAACGATTGAGAACGAACGTCGCTCTAATAAAGATATGGACTATTTAGCAAACTGGGGACAATCTACAGTTGAATCTTTACTTGAAAGCGCTGCTTATCAAGATGCATTGAATGTATTTGCTAGTGGAGGAGTCCGTACACCATTAGATGCTGTTAAGAGCTTGGCATTAGGCGCGAAAGCAGTAGGGATGTCACGTCCATTCTTGAATCATGTTGAAAATGGTGGCATCACAAGTACAATTGAATATGTTGAATCATTTATTGGACATATGAAATCAATTATGACAATGCTAAATGCTAAAGACATTAGTGAGCTTAAACATAGTAAATTAGTATTTGATCAAAAATTAATGTCTTGGATTGAACAACGTGGCTTAGATATTCATAGAGGATAA
- the gltS gene encoding sodium/glutamate symporter: MELDAVTTLCLACLLFLLGEFIVNHVSFLQKICIPAPVIGGLLFAILVAVLDTFNIVQIKLDAKFIQDFFMMVFFTTIGLGASFKLFKIGGKVLLLYFACCAVLAICQNFIGVSLAKLLHIKPLLGLTAGSMSMEGGHGNAAAYGQTLEQSFNIDSAVTAALAAATLGLVFGGLVGGPLVKLMIKHYNLKPGNSDDSFKDYSKVEANAKLHKKYKPTQVFFIQLTIIAFCMSLGTFIGEQFSNLTGQSLPMYVGSMFVAVAIRNISEYTNWNIIDLKLNDQIGDIALGLFLSLALMSIQLTQVYSLALPLIIIVLVQVVFISLFAFFILFRVLGKDYDAAVMAGGFIGHGLGATPNAMANLDVITKKYGSSPKSYLVVPIVGAFLIDLAGVPIVMGFINIFGN, encoded by the coding sequence TTGGAATTAGATGCAGTCACAACGCTATGTCTCGCTTGTCTTCTTTTTTTATTAGGCGAATTTATTGTTAATCACGTATCTTTTTTACAAAAAATTTGTATACCAGCACCAGTCATTGGTGGTTTATTATTCGCAATATTAGTTGCAGTCTTAGATACTTTTAATATAGTACAAATCAAATTAGATGCTAAATTTATTCAAGATTTCTTTATGATGGTCTTCTTCACAACAATTGGTTTAGGTGCATCATTTAAGTTATTTAAAATCGGTGGCAAAGTACTACTACTCTATTTTGCTTGTTGTGCCGTTTTAGCAATTTGTCAAAACTTTATCGGTGTTTCTCTAGCGAAACTATTACATATCAAACCGTTATTAGGTTTAACTGCTGGTTCTATGTCAATGGAAGGTGGACACGGAAATGCGGCTGCTTATGGTCAAACGCTTGAACAAAGTTTCAATATTGACTCTGCCGTAACAGCTGCTTTAGCTGCTGCTACGCTTGGCCTAGTATTTGGCGGTTTAGTTGGTGGTCCTTTAGTGAAATTGATGATTAAGCATTATAACCTTAAACCTGGAAACAGTGATGATTCATTTAAAGATTATAGTAAGGTTGAAGCCAATGCCAAATTGCATAAGAAATATAAACCAACACAAGTGTTCTTTATTCAATTAACGATTATTGCGTTTTGTATGTCACTTGGCACATTCATAGGTGAGCAGTTCTCTAACCTTACTGGGCAAAGTTTACCTATGTATGTAGGTTCTATGTTTGTAGCGGTAGCTATACGTAATATTTCAGAATATACCAATTGGAATATTATTGACTTAAAATTGAATGACCAAATTGGTGATATCGCACTTGGGTTATTCTTATCACTCGCTTTAATGAGTATTCAATTAACACAAGTCTATTCATTAGCCTTACCACTAATTATCATTGTTTTAGTCCAAGTCGTCTTCATCTCGCTCTTTGCGTTCTTTATTCTGTTTAGAGTGTTAGGCAAAGATTATGACGCAGCAGTAATGGCTGGTGGTTTTATTGGTCACGGTCTAGGTGCGACACCAAATGCTATGGCTAATTTAGATGTTATCACTAAGAAATACGGTAGCTCACCTAAGTCTTACCTAGTGGTTCCTATTGTTGGTGCCTTCCTTATTGACTTAGCTGGTGTACCTATCGTGATGGGCTTTATCAATATCTTTGGTAATTAA
- a CDS encoding thioesterase family protein, translated as MNYPFIVRKKVEQSQIDHNNHMHDSEYNAVFSEAVNEFNYANGLSLEEREALNYTMFTLEEHTTYLSELSLDMAFRIIVNIYNYDEKRVHFFLSLYTEDDVLAATNEVMMMGIDGEQRRSAPFPEKYKKSIEQYYSIQGDIAWPKQLGHQIGIPTKKDE; from the coding sequence ATGAATTACCCGTTTATTGTTAGAAAAAAAGTAGAACAATCTCAAATTGATCATAATAACCACATGCATGACTCGGAATATAATGCCGTGTTCAGTGAAGCCGTTAACGAATTCAATTATGCCAACGGTTTATCATTAGAAGAACGAGAAGCTCTAAATTATACAATGTTTACTTTAGAGGAACATACTACTTATTTATCTGAGTTGTCTTTAGATATGGCATTTCGTATTATAGTAAATATTTATAATTATGATGAAAAACGCGTTCATTTCTTTTTATCTCTATATACAGAAGATGATGTGCTAGCTGCCACTAATGAAGTTATGATGATGGGTATTGATGGCGAACAACGTCGTTCTGCCCCTTTTCCAGAAAAATATAAAAAGAGTATTGAACAGTATTATAGTATTCAAGGTGATATAGCATGGCCGAAACAATTGGGCCACCAAATTGGAATACCAACAAAAAAGGATGAATAG
- a CDS encoding MFS transporter has protein sequence MNEEQRQNKHSLLFIIILGALTAIGALSIDMFLPGLPELKKDFNTTTSNAQLTLSLFMIGLGLGNLFVGPISDSIGRKKPLVVAMIIFTLASLGIVFVHNIWFMVFLRFVQGFTGGAGAVISRAIASDMYNGNELTKFLALLMLMGSLFKVPESLAVEHRDSSGIGVIFRNFRSLFSTPRFVLPMLIQGVTFIMLFSYISASPFLVQKIYGVSALHFSWMFAGIGITLIISSQLAGKLVDYVHPQKLLRVMTFIQVIGVVIVTLTLINHWHFVMLVIGFIILVAPVTGVATLGFSIAMEERTTGSGSASSLLGLLQSLLGGIVTPLVNLKGEYNSTPYIIIICITAIVLIVLQLLNIKIFKTKL, from the coding sequence ATGAATGAGGAACAGCGACAAAATAAACATTCGCTATTGTTTATTATTATCTTGGGTGCACTGACTGCTATTGGGGCATTATCCATTGATATGTTTTTACCAGGTTTACCAGAATTGAAAAAAGATTTTAATACTACAACTTCAAATGCTCAATTAACATTATCATTATTTATGATTGGATTAGGATTGGGGAATTTATTTGTAGGACCGATTTCAGATAGTATCGGACGAAAGAAACCTTTAGTTGTTGCTATGATTATCTTCACACTAGCGAGTTTAGGTATTGTTTTCGTACATAATATTTGGTTTATGGTATTTTTGCGCTTTGTCCAAGGTTTCACTGGAGGAGCTGGAGCAGTTATATCTAGAGCCATTGCCAGTGACATGTACAATGGTAACGAGTTAACTAAATTTTTAGCTTTATTAATGCTAATGGGATCTTTATTCAAAGTCCCTGAGTCACTAGCGGTTGAACATAGAGATAGTAGTGGTATAGGCGTTATCTTTAGGAATTTTAGAAGTCTATTTTCAACGCCACGCTTTGTCTTACCTATGTTAATTCAAGGTGTGACATTTATTATGTTATTTAGTTATATTTCTGCTTCACCATTCTTAGTTCAGAAAATATATGGCGTCTCAGCTTTACATTTTAGTTGGATGTTTGCTGGCATAGGAATTACACTAATTATTTCAAGTCAATTAGCTGGTAAGTTGGTTGACTATGTTCATCCACAGAAGCTACTACGTGTAATGACATTTATTCAAGTCATAGGTGTAGTAATAGTAACGTTAACTCTAATTAATCATTGGCATTTTGTAATGCTAGTCATTGGTTTTATCATTCTAGTTGCTCCAGTAACAGGCGTTGCTACTTTGGGATTCTCAATAGCAATGGAAGAACGTACTACCGGAAGTGGAAGTGCTTCAAGTTTATTAGGGTTATTACAGTCATTACTAGGTGGAATAGTGACACCACTTGTAAATCTTAAAGGAGAATATAATAGTACGCCTTATATCATTATTATTTGTATTACCGCTATCGTATTGATTGTATTACAATTATTGAATATAAAAATATTTAAGACGAAACTATAA
- the corA gene encoding magnesium/cobalt transporter CorA has translation MTMIIRYQTTNQSLTQVDTVKDIPQDATIVWFDFEKASSEENDYLIDNFNFNYLELEDAISGVPRVKYKAYKDYQYMVFHSMYKDDFSPIALNVFVNDKVLVTYHHEHFESLNKVAEMNSKNQDPDLDCADIVIHILDMMVDKYFDFVYTIEEKVYNFEDAHVDDTHSKKVMDNVFKLRSDLIKIKRVLFPMQELVNTIKTEGNLIVDSKHSMYIQHIDDHLIKQNNIIRTSQEMTNEIRENFESYSSFRMNSIMQVLTLVSVIFSPLTFIAGVYGMNFEYMPELKWHYSYPICMLVMLIIAVALIIFFKRKKWF, from the coding sequence ATGACGATGATAATTCGGTATCAAACTACAAATCAGTCACTTACACAAGTTGATACAGTCAAAGACATTCCACAGGACGCGACCATCGTGTGGTTTGATTTTGAAAAAGCTTCATCAGAAGAAAATGATTATTTAATTGACAATTTTAATTTTAACTATTTAGAGTTAGAAGATGCTATAAGTGGTGTACCACGTGTTAAATATAAAGCGTATAAAGATTATCAATATATGGTCTTTCATAGCATGTATAAAGATGACTTTTCTCCTATAGCATTAAACGTCTTTGTAAATGACAAAGTATTAGTAACTTATCACCATGAGCACTTTGAATCTCTAAATAAAGTAGCTGAAATGAACTCTAAAAACCAAGATCCAGATTTAGACTGTGCAGATATAGTGATACATATTTTAGACATGATGGTAGATAAATATTTTGATTTTGTTTATACGATTGAAGAGAAAGTTTATAACTTTGAAGATGCGCACGTAGATGATACGCATAGTAAAAAGGTAATGGATAATGTCTTTAAATTACGTTCAGACTTGATCAAAATTAAACGCGTTTTATTCCCAATGCAAGAATTGGTGAACACGATTAAAACAGAGGGCAATTTAATTGTAGATAGCAAACATTCAATGTATATTCAACATATCGATGACCATTTGATTAAACAGAATAACATTATACGCACCTCGCAAGAAATGACGAATGAGATTAGGGAGAACTTTGAATCATATTCTTCTTTTAGAATGAATAGTATTATGCAAGTATTGACACTTGTATCCGTTATCTTCTCTCCATTAACATTTATAGCTGGTGTATACGGTATGAACTTTGAATATATGCCTGAATTGAAATGGCATTATAGTTATCCTATATGTATGCTAGTGATGTTAATCATAGCGGTGGCATTAATTATCTTTTTCAAAAGAAAAAAATGGTTCTAG
- a CDS encoding DUF1700 domain-containing protein, with the protein MNKNEYLKILDKNLRNLDYEEKKDILNEYETHFYSGLQEGRTEDQISDELGNPKMIARDLNANEAVKKASTDDNFTNISSALLAVMGLGVLNFFIILVPAVFIISLLFSLLVFTIISLASPFFLLMKGIMEGFNEIINYDIYSAGLLFGIGLMLIPLTIYICKGVTKLTINYLKWNVSVVKRSVK; encoded by the coding sequence ATGAATAAAAATGAATATTTGAAGATACTTGATAAAAATTTGAGAAATTTAGATTATGAAGAGAAAAAAGATATTTTAAATGAATACGAAACCCATTTTTATAGCGGACTCCAAGAAGGAAGAACTGAAGATCAAATCTCAGATGAACTAGGAAATCCGAAAATGATAGCACGCGATTTAAATGCAAATGAAGCGGTAAAAAAAGCTAGCACTGATGACAATTTTACAAATATTTCATCAGCCTTATTAGCTGTCATGGGTCTAGGTGTTTTAAACTTCTTTATTATTTTGGTGCCTGCCGTTTTTATTATTTCTTTATTATTCTCTTTATTAGTATTTACAATCATCTCGTTAGCTTCACCTTTTTTCCTTTTAATGAAAGGTATAATGGAAGGATTTAATGAGATAATCAACTATGATATTTATTCAGCAGGTCTTCTTTTTGGAATAGGATTAATGCTAATCCCTTTAACTATATATATTTGCAAAGGCGTTACAAAGTTAACTATTAATTATCTTAAATGGAATGTATCAGTAGTAAAAAGGAGTGTAAAATAA
- a CDS encoding TetR-like C-terminal domain-containing protein has product MKQKAKYRIIRSLIDLLEIYPIESISIKMICASSNVNRSTFYANFQDKYDLLNKIQNYHLKKYKKLLHAFANNFESIKKNPEKVYKFFYIILKYIYRKKAFYHAIFISHPNKELVLDYFDITKTYYSKILGEYETSIQNKTFFITYTMSGQAGIILSWLRDGCKESPEIVANALLANTLKLQR; this is encoded by the coding sequence ATGAAGCAAAAAGCGAAATATAGAATCATAAGAAGTTTAATAGATTTATTAGAAATTTATCCAATCGAGAGTATTTCAATAAAAATGATTTGTGCAAGTAGTAATGTTAATCGTTCGACTTTTTATGCTAATTTTCAAGATAAATATGATTTACTAAATAAAATTCAAAATTACCATTTAAAAAAATATAAAAAATTATTACATGCTTTTGCAAATAATTTTGAAAGTATTAAAAAAAATCCTGAGAAAGTCTATAAATTCTTCTATATAATATTGAAATATATATATAGAAAAAAAGCGTTCTATCACGCTATATTTATTTCTCACCCTAATAAAGAATTAGTGTTAGACTATTTCGATATAACTAAAACCTATTATTCTAAAATTTTAGGCGAATATGAAACTTCTATTCAAAACAAAACATTCTTTATTACTTATACTATGAGTGGACAAGCTGGCATCATTTTAAGCTGGCTAAGAGATGGCTGTAAAGAAAGCCCTGAAATAGTAGCAAATGCTTTATTAGCAAATACACTTAAATTACAACGTTAA
- a CDS encoding HlyD family efflux transporter periplasmic adaptor subunit, translating into MKKMVLINIITIIVIIAIGIVGFMLYHNATSYVTTDNAKVDGDQIQISSPASGQIKSFDAKQGDKMKKGDKVAEVSAQGQGGDAKDMDIKMPQNGTIVKTSGMEGSVAQAGSPIAYAYNLDDLYITANIDEKDVNSVEKGDKVDVSIDGQDSDIDGKVEEVGQATAASFSLMPSSNADGNYTKVSQVVPVKISLDSAPSKNVVPGMNAEVKIHKD; encoded by the coding sequence ATGAAAAAAATGGTGTTAATAAATATCATCACTATCATTGTTATTATTGCTATTGGTATTGTAGGTTTCATGTTATACCACAATGCTACAAGCTATGTAACAACTGATAATGCCAAAGTTGACGGAGATCAAATTCAAATCTCAAGTCCTGCTTCAGGTCAAATTAAATCTTTTGATGCGAAACAAGGCGATAAAATGAAAAAAGGTGACAAAGTAGCAGAAGTAAGTGCTCAAGGTCAAGGCGGAGATGCTAAAGACATGGACATTAAAATGCCTCAAAACGGTACTATCGTTAAAACAAGTGGTATGGAAGGTTCAGTTGCACAAGCAGGTTCACCAATAGCTTATGCTTACAATTTAGATGATTTATATATTACTGCAAATATTGACGAAAAAGACGTTAACAGTGTAGAAAAAGGCGACAAAGTTGATGTTTCAATTGACGGTCAAGATTCTGATATCGATGGTAAGGTAGAAGAAGTTGGTCAAGCAACTGCAGCAAGCTTCTCATTAATGCCATCATCAAATGCTGACGGTAACTACACTAAAGTTTCTCAAGTAGTACCTGTTAAAATTTCTTTAGATTCTGCACCATCTAAAAACGTTGTTCCTGGAATGAACGCTGAAGTAAAAATCCATAAAGACTAA
- a CDS encoding DHA2 family efflux MFS transporter permease subunit, with the protein MTATFIIGYIVVAIILVGLINVLLIKSRKKTKSSQSKGQHVNEESKSQSNPSKFKISDLDRDKSSKETTSSHHDEEARRHFENEDNYRFDNDKRKDHFESEQNQQDSASEKIHPEQKQASHSLHYSDDASEMNSEEAVGGPRDEEDVNNQHLPKDSIYEPINPDSQEGRVNERIKHQKADFIFGKNTTRGMILAAMLFGMFIAILNQTLLNVALPKINTEFNISASTGQWLMTGFMLVNGILIPISAFLFNKYSYRRLFIIALVLFTLGSLVCAISTNFPIMMTGRVLQAIGAGVLMPLGSNVIVTIFPPEKRGAAMGTMGIAMILAPAIGPTLSGYIVQNYHWNIMFYGMTVLGILAIIVGFFWFKLYQKTTNPKADYQGIVYSTIGFGALLYGFSEAGNKGWGSGEIIAMFIIGAIFITAFVIRELTMRAPMLNLEVLKSSTFTLTTIINMVVMMSLFGGMILLPIYLQNLRGFSALDSGLLLLPGSLIMGLLGPITGRLLDKIGLKPLALFGIAVMAYGTWELTRLNMDTPYFHIMGIYIIRSFGMAFVMMPLMTAAINALPPRLISHGNAFLNTMRQLAGSIGTAILVTVMTTQTTNHVANFANEMDKTNPMIIDKIRQMAMQYGGQSEAMQAILKYVNKLGYIEGINDAFWIATGLAVLAFILSLFLKGKKGAEAEHDRMVKAEQNHQLK; encoded by the coding sequence ATGACAGCGACCTTCATTATTGGTTATATAGTTGTAGCGATCATTTTAGTTGGTTTGATTAATGTTTTATTGATAAAATCACGTAAAAAAACAAAATCAAGCCAATCTAAGGGACAACACGTAAATGAAGAATCTAAAAGTCAAAGTAATCCATCTAAATTTAAAATAAGTGACTTAGACCGAGATAAATCGTCAAAAGAAACAACTTCTTCTCATCATGACGAAGAAGCGCGTCGTCACTTTGAGAACGAAGATAACTATCGCTTTGATAATGATAAACGCAAAGATCATTTTGAAAGCGAACAGAATCAACAAGATTCTGCGTCAGAAAAAATTCATCCTGAACAAAAACAAGCATCACATTCCTTACATTATTCCGACGATGCTTCAGAAATGAACAGCGAAGAAGCTGTTGGAGGGCCTAGAGATGAAGAAGATGTGAATAATCAACATCTACCTAAAGATTCAATTTATGAGCCGATTAATCCGGACTCTCAAGAAGGACGCGTAAATGAGCGCATTAAACATCAAAAAGCTGATTTTATATTCGGTAAAAACACAACAAGAGGTATGATTTTAGCAGCAATGTTGTTTGGTATGTTTATTGCCATCTTAAACCAAACATTATTAAACGTTGCCTTACCTAAAATTAATACTGAATTTAATATTTCTGCTTCAACTGGTCAATGGTTGATGACAGGTTTCATGTTAGTAAATGGTATTTTAATTCCAATTAGTGCATTCCTCTTTAATAAATATTCTTATCGTAGATTATTTATTATCGCGCTTGTATTATTTACACTTGGTTCTTTAGTTTGTGCTATTTCTACAAACTTTCCAATTATGATGACTGGACGTGTGTTACAAGCGATTGGTGCCGGTGTCTTAATGCCATTAGGTTCTAACGTTATTGTTACGATCTTCCCACCTGAAAAACGTGGGGCAGCAATGGGTACAATGGGTATTGCCATGATACTTGCGCCAGCAATTGGCCCAACATTATCTGGTTATATCGTTCAAAACTATCATTGGAACATTATGTTCTATGGTATGACTGTATTAGGTATCCTTGCAATCATCGTTGGTTTCTTCTGGTTCAAACTTTACCAAAAAACAACAAATCCTAAAGCCGATTATCAAGGTATTGTATATAGTACTATCGGATTCGGTGCATTATTATATGGATTCAGTGAGGCTGGTAACAAAGGTTGGGGATCAGGTGAAATCATCGCAATGTTCATTATTGGTGCCATTTTCATTACCGCATTCGTTATTCGTGAGTTAACAATGAGAGCACCGATGTTAAATCTTGAAGTATTAAAATCTTCAACATTTACACTTACAACTATCATTAACATGGTAGTAATGATGAGTTTATTTGGTGGTATGATCTTATTACCTATCTACTTACAAAACTTACGTGGTTTCTCAGCACTTGATTCAGGTTTACTTCTATTACCTGGTTCATTAATAATGGGTCTTCTTGGACCGATTACTGGTAGATTATTAGATAAAATTGGATTGAAACCATTAGCTTTATTCGGTATTGCTGTAATGGCTTACGGAACTTGGGAACTTACAAGATTAAATATGGATACACCTTATTTCCATATTATGGGTATCTATATCATCCGTTCATTTGGTATGGCATTCGTTATGATGCCGTTAATGACAGCAGCAATCAATGCTTTACCACCAAGATTAATTTCTCATGGTAATGCATTCTTAAATACAATGAGACAATTAGCTGGTTCAATTGGTACAGCAATTCTTGTTACAGTTATGACAACTCAAACAACTAATCATGTTGCTAACTTTGCGAATGAAATGGATAAAACGAATCCAATGATTATCGATAAAATTCGTCAAATGGCTATGCAATATGGTGGCCAATCAGAAGCAATGCAAGCAATTTTAAAATATGTTAATAAACTTGGATATATCGAAGGCATTAACGATGCATTCTGGATTGCCACAGGATTAGCTGTATTAGCGTTTATTTTAAGTTTATTCTTAAAAGGGAAAAAAGGCGCTGAAGCAGAACATGACAGAATGGTTAAAGCAGAACAAAACCATCAATTAAAATAA